The Fusobacterium perfoetens DNA segment ATTTTTTGGTAAATAAACCCATGAAATAAAAATATAATAAATAAAAAAATCCCCTGAGAAATCTCAGGGGAAAATTTTTATTAACTATTTGCAGATATTGTAGAATACATCTAATCCGTTGTATTGAGCCATATCTCCTAATTCTTCTTCAATTCTTAATAATTGGTTATATTTAGCCATTCTATCAGTTCTTGAAGTTGATCCAGTTTTGATTTGTCCTGCGTTAGTTGCAACAGCTATGTCAGCTATTGTAGCATCTTCAGTTTCTCCAGATCTGTGAGATACTACTGCAGTCATTCCAGCTCTTTTTGCCATTTCGATAGCATCTAAAGTTTCAGTTAAAGTTCCGATTTGGTTAAGTTTTATTAAGATAGAGTTTCCAGCTTTAACTTCGATTCCTTTTTTAAGTCTTTCAGTGTTAGTTACGAATAAGTCGTCTCCAACAAGTTGAACTTTATCTCCTAATTTAGCAGTTAATAATTGCCAACCTGCCCAGTCGTCTTCTCCTAAACCATCTTCGATTGATTTGATTGGATATTTTTCTACTAAAGAAGCATACCATTCAACCATTTCTTCAGAAGTTCTTACAACTCCTCCTTCTCTTACGAAGTGGTATTCGAATTTTCCGTCAACTTCTTTACAGAATTCACTTGAAGCAGCGTCCATTGCGAAAGTAATATCTTTTCCTGGCTCATATCCAGCAGCTTTTATAGCTTCCATTATTAAGTCAAGAGCTCCTTCAGTTCCGTTTATTTTAGCTGGAGCATATCCTCCTTCGTTTCCAACGTTAGTAGAATCTCCGTTTGCTTTTAATAATTTTCCTAAGTGGTGGAATACTTCACAACCCATTCTCATAGCTTCTTGGAAAGATTTAGCTCCAACTGGTTGGATCATAAATTCTTGAACGTCTACTGCAGAGTCAGCGTGAGATCCTCCGTTTAATATGTTCATCATTGGTAAAGGTAATTCTTTAGCGTTTACCCCACCTAAGTATTTGTATAGAGGCATTCCTAATGCTTCTGCTGCTGCTTTAGCAACTGCTAGAGATACACCTAATATAGCGTTAGCTCCTAATCTTCCTTTGTTTGGTGTTCCGTCTAAAGCGATCATAGCTTTATCAATTCTTACTTGGTCTAAAGCATCCATTCCAAGTATTAATCCTTTAATTTCTGTATTAACGTTTTTAACAGCTGTTAAAACACCTTTTCCTAAATATCTTGATTTATCTCCGTCTCTTAATTCTACTGCTTCGTAAGCTCCTGTTGATGCTCCAGATGGAACTGCAGCTCTTCCTTTAGCTCCACACTCTAATACTACATCTACTTCAACAGTAGGATTTCCTCTTGAGTCAAGTATTTCTCTTGCTACTACATCAGCTATTCTTGTCATTTTTTCCTCCTATATGATTCTATTGATTTTATATTAAATTTCACTATAATATTTTACTACTTTTCTATCTTTTTATCCACTAAAAATTATTATTTAACTTATCCACTAAAAATTATTATTTAACTTGCATAATTTTTACAGTATTAGTTGTTCCTGGCATAAATACTTCTTCTCCACAAGTTGCAGCGATGATATCTCCAGATTTTACTAATCCTAATCCAATTGCTACTTTTTCAGCTTCGTCCATAAATTCGTTTAAGTTTTTGAAATCTCCACTTAGGTAAGGGATTACACCTTTACTTAATAACATTTGATTAAATGCTTTTTGGTCGTTAGTTATTGCAAGAATCATAGCACTTGGGAAGTATTTTCTGATACTTCTAGCAGCTCTTCCTGAACCTGTTCCTACAACGATTAATTTTGCTCCTAAAACTTCAGCAGCGTCAACACAACCTTTTGCAACAGCTTCTGTTATTCCTTTATCTTTATTGTCATAATCTACGTTAGTATATAATAATGGGTCTGTTTTTTCAGCTATTCTTGTCATAACTTTAACAGCTTCTACTGGATATTTTCCCTTAGCACTTTCTCCAGATAACATTACAGCGTCAGTTCCATCTAAGATTGCGTTAGCAACGTCGTTTGCTTCTGCTCTTGTTGGTCTTGGGTTGTTGATCATTGAGTCTAACATTTGTGTAGCTGTAATAACTGGTTTTCCAGCTTCATTACATTTTTCTATCATCATTTTTTGAGCAAATGGAACTTCTTCAACTGGGATTTCTACTCCTAAGTCTCCTCTTGCTACCATTATTCCGTCAGATAACTCTAATATTTCATCAAAGTTGTCTAATCCTTCTTTATTTTCTATTTTAGAAATTATTTTTATGTTTGATCCACCATTTTCAGTTAAAACTCTTCTTACTTCTCTTACGTCATCACCTTTTCTTATGAATGATGCTGCTACGAAGTCAATTCCTTGCTCACAACCGAATTTTAAGTCAGCTATATCTTTTTTAGCTAAAGCTGGTAAGTTAACTTTTACGTTTGGTAAGTTAACTCCTTTGTTTTCTCCTAACATTCCGTTGTTTTCTACAACGCATCTTACTTCATTTCCTTCTATTTCTTTTACTGTTAATTCGATTAATCCATCGTCGATTAATACAGTATTTCCAACTGATAAATCTTTAGCAAAATCATCATAAGTAACTGCTACTATTGTATTGTTTCCTACAACTGTTTTATCAGTAGTTATTGTAAAGTTTTGTCCAGCTACTAATTTTACATCTTCACCATTTTCTAATTTTATAGTTCTAATTTCTGGTCCTTTAGTATCTAATAATATTGCAGCTTTTAAACCAGTTTCTTCTTTTACTTCTCTTAAAGCAGCTATTCTAGCAGCATGTTCTTCGTGGCTTCCATGAGAGAAATTTAATCTCATTACGTTCATTCCAGCTTTTAATAACTTTGTTAACATCTCTTTTGATTCACTTTTTGGTCCAATAGTACAAACTATTTTTGTTTTTTTCACAAAATCACCTCTATAATCTATTTTAAATTTTTTTGTTACACATTTTTTATTCTATTTCCATTGTCTTAATTTTAAACAAATTTTTGAACTTTGTCAATTTTCTTCGCGGTTATTTTTTCATCTATTTTGGTAATATACTTACTCATAATATCGTTTTTTGTTATCTATACCAATTCTTTTCTTACTCAATTTTATTTTTCTTTTTTTACTCATTTTTTAACCCTTTCGGCAAAAACACTTCCATATATTTTTTTAATGATAATCTTTTATAATATTTATATATTTTTTAAACTTTAGTCCTAATTTTTATTTAATTTTATAATGAAACATATGTTTTATATCAATTTTTATATAGAATTAGAGTGAATTTAGTATTTTTTTGAGTCATTTTAGATCAAACTATGAACATTTTTAGATTTAATATAACGTCTTTTTAAATTACATATATTCTATATATTTGCACTATATATTAAATATGTGTTATATTTGATATTGGACTTTTTTATATAAAAATATTACATTTAGGGAGGTAAAACTTGTATGATATTAGAACTTACTAATATTCAGACTATGGCATTGGCGGTGTTAGTTCTATATTTAGGTAAATACATCAATAACACATTTAATTTTTTAAAAGAAAACTGTATTCCAGACGCTGTTACTGGTGGAACTGTTTTTTCTATTTTCACTCTTATCGGACATGAGGCTAATCTTTTTTCTTTTGTTTTTGAAGATACTTTAAGAGAGGTCTTTATGATAGCATTTTTTACAACTGTTGGTTTTTCAGCAAGTATAAAACTTTTAAAAAAGGCTGGGATTCCTGTACTTATGTTTTTAATAGCTGCTGTGGGGTTAACTTTCTTCCAAAATATAGCTGGAATTGCAATGGCTAAAGTTCTACATGTAAGCCTGCTTATTGGTTTGGCTACTGGGTCTTTAGCTACAACTGGAGGACCTGGAACAGCCGGAGCATTTGGACCTATTATGGAGAGTTTCGGGGCTCCAGGAGCAACTATGGTGGCTATGGCAACTGCAACTTATGCTCTTATTGCTGGTAGTATTATTGCTGGACCACTTTGCAAACGTCTTATCGAAAAACATTCATTATTAGAAAAACATAAAAACTCAAATAGTTTTGAAACTTCCGGAGAAAAATCAGAAACTCTTATAACCAAAAAAGTTATACCTACTGGTTTTTTAATTATTGTAGCTATGGGAGTAGGAAGTTTAATTTCTAGTTTTTTAAACAGTTTAGGACTTGTTCTACCATCATATATCGGAGCTATGTTTGCTGCTACTATTATTAGAAATATATCTGATTATACTGGTAAATTTGAAATTGATTTGGATATAATCTCTACCATCGGTAGTTTTACCTTAGCTATGTTCCTTTCTATGACTCTTATGGCATTTAAACTTTGGGAGCTTAAAGAACTAGCTCTTCCTCTTGTAATAATGCTTATAGGACAAACTATTCTTATGGGAGCTTTTGCATATTTTGTTACTTTTAACATCACTGGAAGAGATTATGACGCTGCTATTATGACTGGAGGACATTGTGGTTGTGGATTTGGTACTACTCCAAAAGCTTTGGCTAATATGGAGGCTTTAACAGAAAGATACTTACCATCTCCAAAAGCTTTCTTTGTAATACCAATAGTAGGAAGTTTATTTATAGATTTCTTTAATGCTGCTATAATAACTTTCTTTATTAATCTAGTAAAATAAAAAATAAAGGTTGTACAAAAAGCATGATTTGTACAACCTTTATTTTTTTATTATTTATTTTCTATAGAATTCTACAAAGATTCTTATTTCTACAATATCTGATGGAACATTTTTATTTACCACTTATCTAAACATTATTTTTATCTTCTCAACTTTTTCATACTATCATTTTAAAATAAGTAGTTGTAAATATTAAATAATTGGGTGTAATAAATATCTCTACTACTCATCTAAAATAACTAAATTATTATTTGTCTTATTTTCATTTCTTTTCCATAGTCGCCCTAAAAAGTGATATATAAAAATATTTTTTACAAAAAATAAAAAAAGAGATATTTCTATCTCTTGATTTCATAAATGGCGGGAGTGACGAGACTCGAACTCGCGACCCCTAACGTGACAGGCTAGTGCTCTAACCAACTGAGCTACACCCCCATTTAATGGTGGTCACAACAGGACTTGAACCTGTGACCCCCTGCTTGTAAGGCAGGTGCTCTCCCAACTGAGCTATGCGACCATTAGTGGTGGCCAGAGGCGGAATCGAACCACCGACACGGGGATTTTCAGTCCCCTGCTCTACCGACTGAGCTATCTGGCCAACTAATAAATATTTAATTTTTCTTCTTAAAAAAAAATGGCGGAGAACCAGAGACTCGAACTCTGAAGCCTTACGGCGTCGGTTTTCAAGACCGATTCCTTACCAATTAGGATAGCTCTCCAGCACATATGGTACCCCGTAGGGGAATCGAACCCCTGTTTCCAGAGTGAAAATCTGATGTCCTAACCGTTGAACGAACGGGGCAAAAATGGTGGATCTAATTGGAATCGAACCAATGACCACTCGGTTATGAGCCGAGTGCTCTAACCAGCTGAGCTATAGATCCATACGTACTCATTTGTGTTAATATTGTTTTTTAATGGCGTGTCTGAAGGGATTCGAACCCCTGACCCACGCCTTAGAAGGGCGTTGCTCTATCCAGCTGAGCTACAGACACATCTTCTTAAATAGATGGTGCGTCATACTGGATTTGAACCAGTGACAACACGATTAAAAGTCGTGTGCTCTACCTACTGAGCTAATGACGCATATTTTGGAGCGGGAAACGAGGTTCGAACTCGCGACATTCAGCTTGGAAGGCTGACGCTCTACCAACTGAGCTATTCCCGCATATCTTACTGTAACACTGAATATTTAATTTTTGGTGGCGGGGATAGGATTTGAACCTATGACCTTCGGGTTATGAGCCCGACGAGCTGCCAACTGCTCTACCCCGCGATGTGGTGCCTAGAGCCGGAATCGAACCGGCACGGTATCAAGATACCACAGGATTTTAAGTCCTGTGCGTCTACCTGTTCCGCCATCCAGGCATTCTCAAGTTAGTGGATTTTGTTTTCCGTTCCCTTAAGACAAGAATAATAATACCATATTTTCTAGAAAGTGTCAACAGTTTTTTTTAAAGAAAAAGAGTTTTTTAATTTTTTCTTTTATTTCCAATAGTTTTATTTTTTATATTTTTTTCATTTTTTTATTTTTCATCTAAAAATTTTTTAAATTTTATTAAATTTTCTTTAGATTTTTTATCCATTTTTTTTATTTTATATTCTAATTTACTAGCTTCACTTCTATTATTTACTTGAAAAAAAATCTCTATTTTTTTTACTAAATGACTTTTTGTATATTTTGCACCTTTTTTCTCACAATGATCTTGATATCTTTTTTCTAAATTATTAGTAATTCCAGTATATAAAGAATTGTCTTTACATCTCAATATATATACATACCAACTCATTTTCCCTCCAAATTTAATTTCTCAAAAATATTTTACCATAAATTTCATTTTTTTGAAAAAAATACTATATTTTATAAAGAAAATACTGTATAATTATTAATAGTATGTATACAAATAAGTTTTTTATTCATTTTTTATATAATCTCAATAATAATTAAGGAGGATTTTTTGGATAACTTAAAAGAAAATCGTAAATTATATGCCTTTGAATTAGGTTTTTTACTTGTTTCTCTTTTTATAATTATACTTTTAGTTTATGGAAACTTCCAACTAAAAGAAAATTTCTTTCAAGGATTTAGTAATATAATAACTTCACAAGCTGGATTGATAACAGACTTTTTAATGGTGGGTGGTTTAAGTGCTGGATTTTCAAATTCCTTACTTATCTTAGCCTTTAACTATTTTATAGTTAGATTTTTAAAAATAGAGATAAAAGGAATGGTTCTTGCTTCTCTTTTTACTGTTTTTGGATTTTCTTTTTTTGGAAAAAACATATTAAATATTTTACCAATATATATAGGTGGAATTTTATTCAGTAAATATGAGCACATTCCATTTAAAGATATTTATCTTCCTGTATCCTTTGCCACTGCCCTTGCTCCTTTTATCAGTGAGGTAGCTTTTAGAACTAATACTTTTGAGTTCTCTTATGTAAATGGAATTATTTTAGGAGTAGGAATTGGATTCATTATCTCGCCTCTTGCAAAAAAAATGAAAAGTTTTCATGAAGGATATAATCTTT contains these protein-coding regions:
- the eno gene encoding phosphopyruvate hydratase; its protein translation is MTRIADVVAREILDSRGNPTVEVDVVLECGAKGRAAVPSGASTGAYEAVELRDGDKSRYLGKGVLTAVKNVNTEIKGLILGMDALDQVRIDKAMIALDGTPNKGRLGANAILGVSLAVAKAAAEALGMPLYKYLGGVNAKELPLPMMNILNGGSHADSAVDVQEFMIQPVGAKSFQEAMRMGCEVFHHLGKLLKANGDSTNVGNEGGYAPAKINGTEGALDLIMEAIKAAGYEPGKDITFAMDAASSEFCKEVDGKFEYHFVREGGVVRTSEEMVEWYASLVEKYPIKSIEDGLGEDDWAGWQLLTAKLGDKVQLVGDDLFVTNTERLKKGIEVKAGNSILIKLNQIGTLTETLDAIEMAKRAGMTAVVSHRSGETEDATIADIAVATNAGQIKTGSTSRTDRMAKYNQLLRIEEELGDMAQYNGLDVFYNICK
- the gltS gene encoding sodium/glutamate symporter; the protein is MILELTNIQTMALAVLVLYLGKYINNTFNFLKENCIPDAVTGGTVFSIFTLIGHEANLFSFVFEDTLREVFMIAFFTTVGFSASIKLLKKAGIPVLMFLIAAVGLTFFQNIAGIAMAKVLHVSLLIGLATGSLATTGGPGTAGAFGPIMESFGAPGATMVAMATATYALIAGSIIAGPLCKRLIEKHSLLEKHKNSNSFETSGEKSETLITKKVIPTGFLIIVAMGVGSLISSFLNSLGLVLPSYIGAMFAATIIRNISDYTGKFEIDLDIISTIGSFTLAMFLSMTLMAFKLWELKELALPLVIMLIGQTILMGAFAYFVTFNITGRDYDAAIMTGGHCGCGFGTTPKALANMEALTERYLPSPKAFFVIPIVGSLFIDFFNAAIITFFINLVK
- a CDS encoding GIY-YIG nuclease family protein, encoding MSWYVYILRCKDNSLYTGITNNLEKRYQDHCEKKGAKYTKSHLVKKIEIFFQVNNRSEASKLEYKIKKMDKKSKENLIKFKKFLDEK
- the pykF gene encoding pyruvate kinase PykF, which gives rise to MKKTKIVCTIGPKSESKEMLTKLLKAGMNVMRLNFSHGSHEEHAARIAALREVKEETGLKAAILLDTKGPEIRTIKLENGEDVKLVAGQNFTITTDKTVVGNNTIVAVTYDDFAKDLSVGNTVLIDDGLIELTVKEIEGNEVRCVVENNGMLGENKGVNLPNVKVNLPALAKKDIADLKFGCEQGIDFVAASFIRKGDDVREVRRVLTENGGSNIKIISKIENKEGLDNFDEILELSDGIMVARGDLGVEIPVEEVPFAQKMMIEKCNEAGKPVITATQMLDSMINNPRPTRAEANDVANAILDGTDAVMLSGESAKGKYPVEAVKVMTRIAEKTDPLLYTNVDYDNKDKGITEAVAKGCVDAAEVLGAKLIVVGTGSGRAARSIRKYFPSAMILAITNDQKAFNQMLLSKGVIPYLSGDFKNLNEFMDEAEKVAIGLGLVKSGDIIAATCGEEVFMPGTTNTVKIMQVK